The Ralstonia pickettii genome has a segment encoding these proteins:
- a CDS encoding four-helix bundle copper-binding protein, giving the protein MPHQHFQACIDECAACRVACLHCATACLTEKDVLTLSTCIRLDLDCAEICEAAVGVMARGSAQATAICELCAKICQACAAECAKHSHEHCQQCARACETCADACRAVH; this is encoded by the coding sequence ATGCCTCACCAACACTTCCAAGCCTGCATCGACGAATGCGCCGCGTGTCGCGTGGCGTGCCTGCACTGCGCCACCGCCTGCTTGACCGAGAAGGACGTTCTGACATTGAGCACCTGTATTCGGCTGGATCTCGATTGCGCTGAGATCTGCGAAGCCGCCGTGGGCGTGATGGCGCGAGGCAGCGCCCAAGCCACTGCAATATGCGAGCTGTGCGCGAAAATCTGTCAAGCCTGCGCCGCCGAGTGTGCCAAGCACTCCCACGAGCACTGTCAGCAGTGCGCGCGTGCCTGCGAGACATGCGCCGACGCCTGTCGTGCCGTGCATTGA
- a CDS encoding heavy metal sensor histidine kinase — protein MRRHSLTARLTAYFSLSSAAMLLGLGILIALAMEEHFAVEDFTALGENVNVIRRVVESSSAPEVSSRLNDVLQHRTDLIVRVQAPQGQALFATPDFDFAEVLAVLRKAGRHSGALVWQQGDKQYRGVHMQVPLRDDGALDVLVGINTEIHAHFLRAFRKTLTLYIALAALASGLFGWWAARRGLLPLRAMASRAKSVTADRLDERMPVDMVPVEVADLGVTLNGMLARLQGDFQRLTDFSTDIAHELRTPITNLLTQTEVALSQIREPAKYRDVLASNVEELQRLARMVSDMLYLAKMEHNLTLPSAEMIELAGEVRALFEFYDAFAEDKAVQLQVEGQAQLRGDRLMLRRAFSNLLSNAIRHTPRRGRVIVSITPTEEGLAVTIDNDGEAIAPDVLPFIFERFFRADKSRARPESDGAGLGLAITKAIVLAHGGTISATRVHDRTRFTVRLPIRC, from the coding sequence ATGAGGCGCCATTCACTAACGGCGCGGCTGACCGCGTATTTCTCCTTGTCATCAGCGGCCATGTTGTTGGGCCTCGGCATTCTGATCGCCCTGGCCATGGAGGAGCATTTTGCAGTGGAAGACTTTACGGCGTTGGGCGAGAACGTGAACGTTATTCGCCGGGTGGTTGAGAGTAGCTCTGCACCCGAGGTCTCTAGTCGGCTCAACGACGTGCTACAGCACCGCACGGATCTGATTGTGCGAGTCCAGGCGCCACAGGGTCAGGCCTTGTTTGCCACCCCCGACTTTGACTTTGCGGAGGTGTTGGCCGTGCTACGCAAGGCAGGCCGTCATTCCGGGGCCCTTGTTTGGCAGCAGGGCGACAAGCAATACCGGGGGGTGCATATGCAAGTGCCGCTGCGCGACGACGGTGCGCTGGATGTATTGGTGGGCATCAATACTGAGATCCATGCGCATTTCCTACGCGCGTTTCGGAAGACGTTGACGCTCTACATCGCATTGGCCGCCCTGGCGAGCGGCCTATTTGGATGGTGGGCGGCCCGGCGGGGGCTGTTGCCGCTGCGCGCGATGGCTTCGCGGGCGAAGTCTGTGACGGCGGACCGCCTGGACGAACGGATGCCGGTCGATATGGTACCGGTCGAGGTTGCCGATCTTGGCGTGACGTTGAACGGCATGCTCGCGCGCTTGCAGGGCGATTTCCAGCGACTCACCGACTTCTCGACCGATATCGCACACGAGCTACGCACACCGATCACCAACCTGCTGACGCAAACCGAAGTGGCTCTCTCACAAATTCGCGAACCTGCAAAGTACAGAGACGTCCTTGCTTCAAACGTAGAAGAGCTGCAGCGTTTGGCTCGGATGGTGTCGGACATGCTCTACCTGGCCAAGATGGAGCACAACCTGACGCTGCCCAGTGCCGAGATGATCGAGCTTGCCGGCGAGGTGCGCGCACTCTTTGAGTTTTACGACGCGTTCGCGGAGGACAAAGCCGTGCAGTTGCAAGTGGAAGGACAAGCGCAACTGCGTGGCGATCGGCTCATGCTCAGACGCGCCTTCAGCAATCTGTTGTCGAATGCGATACGGCACACACCCAGGCGCGGCCGTGTGATCGTTTCCATCACGCCAACCGAGGAGGGCCTCGCCGTGACGATCGACAACGACGGCGAGGCGATTGCTCCCGACGTGCTGCCGTTCATCTTCGAGCGCTTCTTTCGCGCAGACAAGTCGCGTGCGCGCCCAGAATCGGACGGAGCAGGCCTTGGCTTGGCTATCACCAAAGCAATCGTTCTCGCCCATGGGGGAACCATTTCTGCCACACGCGTGCACGATCGCACTCGATTCACCGTCCGGCTGCCGATCCGCTGCTGA
- a CDS encoding heavy metal response regulator transcription factor, whose protein sequence is MKLLVVEDESKTGEYLQQGLSEAGFVVDLARNGLDGRHLAMTGDYDLLILDVMLPDLEGWQILHALRSTELAVPVLFLTARDSVADRVKGLELGADDYMVKPFAFAELLARVRTLLRRGSAPSLAERIQVADLVLDLTRRRASRGGQRITLTSKEFSLLELLARRHGEVLPRSLIASQVWDMNFDSDTNVIDVAIRRLRAKIDDNFEPKLIHTVRGMGYVLEGPEDGE, encoded by the coding sequence ATGAAGCTCCTTGTTGTCGAAGACGAATCCAAGACCGGCGAATATTTGCAGCAGGGGTTGTCGGAAGCCGGCTTTGTTGTGGACCTTGCCCGCAATGGCTTGGACGGCCGACATCTTGCAATGACGGGCGACTATGACCTCTTGATTCTTGACGTGATGTTGCCCGATCTCGAAGGGTGGCAGATCCTGCACGCACTGCGCTCAACTGAACTGGCTGTGCCGGTGCTGTTTCTGACCGCGCGCGATAGCGTCGCTGATCGGGTCAAGGGCTTGGAGCTGGGCGCGGATGACTACATGGTCAAACCATTTGCATTTGCGGAATTGCTCGCGCGTGTTCGAACTCTGCTTCGACGAGGCAGTGCGCCATCGCTTGCAGAACGCATCCAGGTGGCCGACCTGGTGCTGGATCTGACTCGCCGTCGTGCTTCCCGTGGCGGTCAGCGAATCACGTTGACCAGTAAGGAGTTCTCGCTGCTGGAACTGCTAGCCCGCCGTCATGGCGAGGTGTTGCCCCGGTCCCTGATCGCCTCCCAAGTCTGGGACATGAATTTCGACAGCGACACTAACGTGATCGACGTCGCCATTCGACGCCTGCGCGCCAAAATCGACGATAACTTCGAACCTAAATTGATCCATACCGTCCGTGGCATGGGCTATGTCCTCGAAGGTCCGGAGGACGGGGAGTAA
- a CDS encoding copper resistance system multicopper oxidase has translation MRSNRAMGVVLPNLPRRRFVQGLAAGGVIAGLGLGGMPARASQAQGTAFGTAPVLRGTEFDLVIAETPVNFTGKPGMATTINGMLPGPTLRWREGDTVTIRVTNRLPEPTSIHWHGIILPFQMDGVPGISFSGIAPGETFTYRFKVQQSGSYWYHSHSGFQEMTGLYGGIVIDPAGEDRVRADRDYTVLLSDWTDEDPMRVLTKLKIQGDYYNYNQPTVVDFFRDVSREGWTSAMNKRQMWNQMRMNPTDLADLSGATLTYLMNGVTPAGNWTGLFSPGQTVRLRFINGAGNTFYDVRVPGLKMKVVQVDGQDIEPVSVDEFRFGPGETCDVVVSPTDEAHTVFAQTMDRTGYARGTLAVRQGVQAPVPAVDKAEWLTMADMMGDMGGMSGMSGMSGMSGMDHGGMAMAHSQHGAMPGNAANSLKVPSKKARHARTEYGPSTDMHVDMARTNLDDPGIGLRNNGRRVLVLQDMHTIGGPMDARSPQREVELHLTGNMERYAWSLDGVEFGKSTPVHFRYGERLRVILHNDTMMTHPMHMHGMWSELEAPDGTFLARRHTIPVQPAQRISFLVTADALGRWAWHCHLMLHMDAGMFREVIVA, from the coding sequence ATGCGCAGCAATCGTGCAATGGGCGTGGTGCTTCCGAACCTTCCGCGGAGGCGATTTGTGCAAGGCTTGGCCGCCGGAGGGGTGATCGCTGGCCTGGGCTTGGGCGGGATGCCCGCGCGGGCGTCGCAGGCCCAGGGCACAGCCTTTGGCACCGCGCCCGTGCTGCGGGGCACCGAATTCGATCTGGTGATCGCTGAGACCCCAGTGAACTTTACCGGCAAGCCAGGCATGGCGACTACCATCAATGGCATGCTGCCTGGCCCAACGTTGCGGTGGCGTGAAGGTGACACGGTCACCATCCGGGTGACCAACCGTCTGCCGGAGCCCACGTCAATTCATTGGCACGGCATCATTCTGCCGTTCCAGATGGACGGCGTACCCGGGATCAGCTTTTCCGGCATCGCCCCGGGCGAGACATTCACGTATCGTTTCAAGGTCCAGCAGAGTGGCAGTTACTGGTACCACTCGCACTCCGGCTTCCAGGAAATGACAGGACTATATGGCGGTATCGTTATCGATCCCGCTGGCGAGGACCGCGTGCGGGCCGATCGCGATTACACCGTCTTGCTTTCCGACTGGACGGACGAGGATCCGATGCGCGTCCTCACCAAGCTTAAGATCCAAGGCGACTACTACAACTATAACCAGCCGACTGTGGTCGATTTCTTTCGCGATGTCTCCCGTGAGGGATGGACATCTGCCATGAACAAACGGCAGATGTGGAACCAGATGCGCATGAATCCGACCGATTTGGCGGATCTCTCCGGCGCGACGCTGACCTACCTCATGAATGGCGTGACGCCAGCGGGGAATTGGACCGGTCTATTTTCTCCAGGCCAGACGGTACGGTTGCGCTTCATCAACGGCGCCGGCAACACGTTCTATGACGTTCGCGTTCCGGGCTTGAAGATGAAGGTAGTGCAGGTTGACGGACAGGATATCGAACCGGTGTCGGTCGATGAGTTCCGCTTTGGCCCTGGCGAGACCTGCGACGTAGTGGTCTCTCCGACGGATGAGGCCCACACAGTGTTCGCGCAGACGATGGACCGGACCGGATATGCCCGGGGCACTCTGGCCGTGCGCCAGGGCGTGCAAGCCCCTGTGCCAGCGGTCGACAAGGCTGAATGGCTGACGATGGCGGATATGATGGGCGACATGGGAGGCATGTCTGGCATGTCTGGCATGTCTGGCATGTCTGGCATGGACCATGGCGGCATGGCAATGGCTCACAGCCAGCATGGAGCGATGCCGGGCAATGCCGCAAACTCCTTGAAGGTGCCGAGCAAGAAAGCCCGTCATGCGCGTACAGAGTACGGTCCCAGCACCGACATGCATGTCGATATGGCGCGGACCAACCTCGACGATCCCGGCATAGGGCTGCGCAACAATGGGCGACGTGTGCTGGTCCTGCAGGACATGCATACGATCGGCGGCCCTATGGACGCCCGCAGCCCTCAGCGCGAGGTGGAGTTACATCTGACCGGCAATATGGAGCGCTACGCGTGGTCGCTCGACGGAGTGGAGTTCGGCAAATCGACCCCCGTTCATTTTCGCTATGGGGAACGTCTTCGCGTCATTCTTCACAACGATACGATGATGACGCACCCGATGCACATGCATGGGATGTGGAGCGAACTTGAGGCGCCGGACGGCACATTCTTGGCGCGCCGACACACGATTCCGGTGCAGCCCGCGCAGCGCATTAGCTTCCTTGTCACGGCTGACGCTCTTGGCCGATGGGCTTGGCACTGCCATCTCATGCTTCATATGGATGCAGGTATGTTCCGTGAAGTGATCGTCGCCTAA